AGAAAAATTAAATACTATTTTGCATGAGTATGGACAATATATTATTGGTAGAATGGGTATACCTTATAGAGAAAAGAATGTCAGTATTATAAGTGTAGTTATAGATGCTACTAATGATGTTATAAGTTCATTATCTGGAAAATTAGGCATGATTGAAGGGATAAGCGTTAAAACAGTTTATTCTAAAACAGGAAAATAACATAACCATTCAAAAAAATATAAATAAAAAATGCATTCTATAAATAAATTTATCTTATGAACACCT
The DNA window shown above is from Clostridium beijerinckii and carries:
- a CDS encoding iron-only hydrogenase system regulator, producing the protein MDTRIALVGIIVDNIDSTEKLNTILHEYGQYIIGRMGIPYREKNVSIISVVIDATNDVISSLSGKLGMIEGISVKTVYSKTGK